A region from the Vicia villosa cultivar HV-30 ecotype Madison, WI linkage group LG3, Vvil1.0, whole genome shotgun sequence genome encodes:
- the LOC131661957 gene encoding zinc finger CCCH domain-containing protein 29-like produces MESKFQISVLLELSATDDIEAFKIEVEQKGCDVNEAGFWYCRQIGSKNMCYEKRTPLMVASLFGSTRVVKYIIQTNMVDVNKQTGSENVTALHCALAGGSESTLEIVKLLVDAGADVDCLDESIKQKLSVANSKELVGSEKKEYPIDITLPDINNGVFGTDEFRMYSFKVKTCSRSYSHDWTQCPFVHPGENARRRDPKKYLYSCVPCPEFRKGTCQNKDACEYSHGVFESLLHPLQYRTRLCKDEVRCSRKVCFFAHKHEELRPLYASTGSAMPSQESLPISNVSTPHMSPLVAASSPNSGNLWQNEINLTPNRQLKSALSARDLYQEMDRLHSASMQPLTPSQLQSMSRLQLNQNRNHVQASYPINNFVSSPVRKSSALGFDSSAAMAAAVMNSRSSAFATRSQSFMDRGVARHHISASESYRRMNNGFSDWISQDRDDLNKLKKSATFGVRNTMACLSQPECVEPDVSWVHSLVSSESSEIFGAEKQHYNLYKLMSSPWAEQIVA; encoded by the coding sequence ATGGAAAGCAAGTTCCAAATTTCAGTTTTACTTGAATTATCAGCAACAGATGATATTGAAGCTTTCAAAATTGAAGTAGAACAAAAGGGTTGTGATGTAAACGAGGCTGGGTTTTGGTATTGTAGACAAATTGGATCAAAGAACATGTGTTATGAAAAGAGAACACCCCTTATGGTTGCTTCTTTGTTTGGAAGCACTAGGGTTGTCAAATATATCATTCAAACTAACATGGTTGATGTCAACAAGCAAACCGGTTCTGAAAATGTCACTGCTTTACATTGTGCTCTTGCTGGTGGCTCTGAATCAACCCTTGAAATTGTTAAGCTTTTGGTTGATGCTGGAGCTGATGTTGATTGTCTTGACGAATCAATTAAGCAGAAACTTTCAGTGgctaattcaaaagaattagtagGCAGTGAGAAGAAAGAGTATCCAATTGATATAACATTGCCTGATATAAACAATGGTGTTTTTGGAACGGATGAGTTTAGAATGTATAGTTTCAAGGTGAAGACTTGCTCAAGGAGTTACTCTCATGATTGGACTCAGTGTCCATTTGTTCATCCAGGTGAGAATGCTAGAAGGAGGGATCCAAAAAAGTATCTTTATAGCTGTGTTCCCTGCCCAGAGTTTCGCAAAGGGACATGCCAAAACAAAGATGCCTGCGAGTATTCACATGGTGTTTTTGAGTCCTTGCTCCATCCTTTACAATACAGAACGAGACTTTGCAAAGACGAGGTAAGATGTTCAAGAAAAGTGTGTTTCTTTGCACACAAACATGAAGAGTTGAGGCCTTTGTATGCTTCTACTGGTTCTGCTATGCCTTCACAAGAGTCTTTACCAATTTCAAATGTTTCAACACCGCATATGTCTCCATTGGTAGCAGCTTCATCTCCTAACAGTGGAAACTTGTGGCAGAATGAAATCAACCTTACTCCTAATAGGCAGCTGAAAAGTGCTTTGAGTGCAAGAGATTTGTATCAAGAAATGGACCGGTTACATAGCGCTTCTATGCAACCATTAACTCCTTCTCAATTACAATCTATGAGTAGGCTTCAGTTGAATCAAAACAGGAACCATGTTCAAGCAAGTTATCCTATCAACAACTTTGTTTCCTCTCCTGTAAGAAAATCATCAGCTTTAGGATTTGATTCATCTGCTGCTATGGCTGCCGCAGTGATGAATTCAAGATCTTCAGCTTTTGCAACGCGAAGCCAAAGTTTTATGGACCGCGGTGTGGCAAGACACCATATCAGTGCTTCTGAATCCTACAGAAGGATGAACAATGGATTTTCTGACTGGATTTCTCAAGATAGGGATGATCTGAACAAGTTAAAAAAATCTGCTACTTTTGGGGTTAGAAATACTATGGCATGTTTGTCACAGCCAGAATGTGTTGAACCGGATGTCTCTTGGGTTCATTCTTTGGTTTCTTCTGAGAGTTCTGAGATATTTGGTGCTGAGAAGCAGCATTATAATCTCTATAAACTTATGTCATCACCATGGGCAGAGCAGATTGTAGCATAA